One segment of Arthrobacter sp. MMS18-M83 DNA contains the following:
- a CDS encoding RidA family protein yields MRKTFGTGSVWEQTLGYSRAVQVDNTLFISATAASGPDGIVGDDFYSQTKYILEKLGAVLADAGFSYEDVVQSKLYLTDISKWEEAGRAHGEVFGEIRPTLSLVHVLPFLDPEMLVEIELVAQKSA; encoded by the coding sequence ATGCGCAAGACATTCGGCACGGGTTCGGTCTGGGAACAGACCCTCGGATACTCACGTGCGGTCCAGGTGGACAATACCCTCTTTATTTCGGCCACGGCGGCGTCCGGGCCTGATGGCATCGTGGGCGATGATTTCTACTCGCAGACCAAATACATCCTCGAGAAGCTGGGTGCGGTCCTGGCCGACGCAGGGTTCTCATACGAGGATGTCGTACAGTCCAAGCTGTACCTGACGGACATCAGCAAGTGGGAAGAAGCAGGCCGCGCTCACGGCGAGGTCTTCGGCGAGATCCGTCCCACACTCTCCCTGGTCCACGTCCTGCCGTTCCTCGACCCGGAAATGCTGGTTGAAATCGAACTCGTAGCCCAGAAGAGCGCCTAA
- a CDS encoding LacI family DNA-binding transcriptional regulator: protein MVKATGAGVRPTIRMVAAEAGVSTATVSYVMSGRRGEGGPGVSDSTVERVKSAAERLGYHPNQAARAIRTGRTNTVILSLTMLSDPWSLSVIEAVQRAAAPLGITPLILGDADWARVLQSHDADAVFVDAVREQDRGVLEELAGRGTTLVVFDEVLEPAGFDVIRSVAGPGCKLAVEHLLNGHREVACLVPSGAGRPLGGPRYRAYTSALEEAGIPLNEDFVGTFDGTTLGAYAATMRLLSLKDRPTAVYAVTDFAAVSAINAAQRLGLTVGLDVDIIGVGNTIEGERMSPSLSTVGPVDFFDRIARLLLKRAVDGGASRGGAASGPTVMDFPWQLFVRESAPHRTSTTRLF, encoded by the coding sequence ATGGTCAAGGCCACGGGCGCCGGAGTGCGTCCCACTATCCGCATGGTTGCGGCGGAGGCAGGGGTCTCCACGGCCACGGTGTCCTATGTGATGTCAGGACGCAGGGGCGAGGGCGGGCCCGGCGTGTCCGATTCCACCGTGGAGAGGGTGAAGTCGGCCGCTGAACGGCTCGGCTACCACCCCAACCAGGCGGCCCGGGCCATCCGTACCGGAAGGACCAACACGGTCATTCTCTCCCTGACAATGCTCTCCGATCCGTGGTCCTTGTCCGTGATCGAAGCCGTGCAGCGAGCCGCCGCCCCCCTGGGCATCACACCCCTGATCCTCGGCGACGCAGATTGGGCCAGGGTCCTGCAAAGCCATGACGCCGACGCAGTGTTCGTTGACGCCGTACGCGAACAGGACCGGGGCGTCCTCGAGGAACTGGCCGGACGCGGCACCACCCTGGTGGTTTTCGACGAGGTCCTCGAGCCTGCCGGTTTCGATGTCATTCGATCCGTTGCTGGTCCCGGCTGCAAGCTTGCCGTGGAGCATCTCCTGAACGGCCACCGCGAGGTGGCGTGCCTGGTGCCCTCGGGTGCCGGGCGGCCCTTGGGCGGCCCGCGGTACCGCGCCTACACCTCGGCGCTGGAAGAGGCCGGTATCCCCTTGAACGAGGACTTCGTGGGAACCTTCGACGGCACCACGCTCGGTGCCTATGCCGCTACCATGCGCCTGCTCAGCCTGAAGGACAGGCCCACCGCGGTCTACGCGGTGACGGACTTTGCCGCCGTCAGTGCCATCAACGCCGCACAGCGCCTTGGACTGACCGTCGGCCTGGACGTGGACATCATCGGTGTCGGCAACACCATTGAGGGCGAGCGGATGTCGCCCTCCCTCAGCACAGTGGGTCCGGTGGACTTCTTCGACCGGATTGCGCGGCTTCTCCTGAAACGAGCCGTCGACGGCGGTGCTTCCCGCGGCGGAGCAGCTTCCGGTCCTACGGTCATGGACTTCCCGTGGCAATTGTTCGTGCGGGAATCGGCACCGCATCGAACTTCCACAACACGACTTTTTTGA
- a CDS encoding sugar ABC transporter substrate-binding protein produces MTSTIPGTSGVSRRGFLGLAGLSVATVGLAACGGGAGGAGNGGAAASASVKLPTYKEFTGLTPDLPGNAKGLQSAYFKLPTPVQSVTSAPLKGKVTGLTETFDTMSPGMRDNAFWQRLNAKLGGDLELQIAEDIGDGYPAKFATVLASNDLPDMMWVPPNQGIPNVGPMLEAKFQDLTKHLSGDAVLEYPNLAALKPDSWKTAVVNGKIWGAPIPSTPFGQVYLGNHATWDKVGGFNAGNAEEFLAKAKEITRPGEQRYALEPAYINALHMVAEWFGAPNGWAVGKDRTLKHLYETDAYAAGVEFTAKMFAAGVFYPDTKATDIRNRVVNGTVGAQVIVGPHGMRQYRALSETAKFDILVPFSADGKAKPTYDMGYGTVGFTPFKKADESKIRELLSLINYLSAPFGTVEYMQKNYGELGKDYTLDQKGSPQMTESGNTNIPGLASALNIMSSPENVIFNPGFDEDTKYIIQQEQKLLDLAWRNPTNGTYSDTNSKVGAKIQAPFRDKVVDIITGRAKMDELKDALKRWKSDGGDKIRDEYQAALPSDVPVFGA; encoded by the coding sequence ATGACCAGTACCATCCCAGGCACTTCCGGCGTCAGCCGGCGCGGATTCCTCGGCCTCGCCGGGTTGAGCGTCGCTACCGTTGGGCTCGCCGCTTGTGGCGGGGGAGCCGGCGGGGCCGGAAACGGGGGCGCCGCTGCCTCTGCTTCCGTCAAACTGCCGACGTACAAGGAGTTCACCGGCCTGACCCCGGACCTCCCTGGCAACGCCAAGGGCTTGCAGTCCGCCTACTTCAAGCTCCCCACACCGGTGCAATCCGTCACCTCCGCCCCGCTCAAGGGCAAGGTCACCGGCCTGACGGAGACCTTCGACACGATGAGCCCGGGCATGAGGGACAACGCCTTCTGGCAACGCCTCAATGCCAAGCTCGGCGGAGACCTGGAGCTGCAGATTGCCGAGGACATCGGTGACGGCTACCCCGCCAAGTTCGCCACCGTCCTGGCCAGCAACGATCTCCCGGACATGATGTGGGTTCCGCCGAACCAGGGAATCCCCAATGTCGGTCCGATGCTCGAAGCCAAGTTCCAGGACCTCACCAAGCACCTCTCCGGCGATGCGGTGCTTGAGTACCCCAACCTCGCGGCGCTCAAGCCGGACTCCTGGAAGACCGCCGTCGTGAACGGCAAGATCTGGGGTGCTCCGATCCCGAGCACTCCCTTCGGCCAGGTCTACCTCGGCAACCACGCAACCTGGGACAAAGTAGGCGGATTCAACGCCGGCAATGCGGAGGAGTTCCTGGCGAAAGCCAAGGAAATCACGCGTCCGGGGGAGCAGCGTTACGCCCTTGAACCGGCGTACATCAATGCCCTGCACATGGTCGCCGAGTGGTTCGGCGCCCCGAACGGTTGGGCCGTGGGCAAGGACCGGACCCTGAAGCATCTGTATGAAACGGATGCCTACGCGGCCGGCGTCGAGTTCACCGCGAAGATGTTTGCCGCTGGAGTCTTCTACCCGGACACGAAAGCCACGGACATCCGCAACCGGGTGGTCAACGGCACAGTCGGCGCACAGGTCATCGTCGGTCCGCACGGCATGCGCCAGTACCGGGCCCTGAGCGAAACGGCGAAGTTCGACATCCTGGTGCCGTTCAGCGCGGACGGAAAAGCCAAGCCGACGTACGACATGGGCTATGGCACGGTCGGATTCACGCCATTCAAGAAGGCAGACGAAAGCAAGATCCGCGAACTGCTGTCCCTGATCAACTACTTGTCCGCCCCGTTCGGCACCGTCGAGTACATGCAGAAGAACTACGGCGAGCTCGGCAAGGACTACACCCTGGACCAGAAGGGCAGCCCGCAGATGACCGAGTCCGGAAATACCAACATCCCCGGACTTGCCTCGGCGTTGAACATCATGTCGAGCCCCGAAAACGTCATCTTCAACCCGGGCTTCGACGAGGACACCAAGTACATCATCCAGCAGGAGCAGAAACTCCTGGACCTGGCGTGGCGCAATCCGACCAACGGCACCTACTCGGACACCAACTCCAAGGTCGGGGCGAAAATCCAGGCGCCATTCCGGGACAAGGTGGTGGACATCATCACCGGACGCGCCAAGATGGACGAATTGAAGGACGCGCTGAAGCGCTGGAAGTCCGACGGCGGCGACAAGATCCGGGACGAGTACCAGGCGGCATTGCCGTCCGACGTCCCGGTCTTCGGCGCCTGA
- the tdh gene encoding L-threonine 3-dehydrogenase: MKALYKSGAHAGFELVERPEPEAGPSDVKIRVMTTGICGTDLHIQSWDAWAQGIIEAPLIAGHEFYGEVVAVGEDVRDVKVGDRVSGEGHVVCGICRNCRAGRRQMCIHTVSVGVQRDGAFAEYVVIPETNVWVHHDPSVTPELGAIFDPFGNAVHTALSFPLVGEDVLITGAGPIGLMAIAVARHAGARKIAITDVSAPRLELARKMGVDLAVDVSKMRVKDAQRELGMREGFDIGLEMSGHPTALPEMINNMNHGGRIAMLGLPSQSIDIDWAKVVTHMLTLKGIYGREMYETWYAMSAMLSSNPILHRNISAVVTDKLSATDWEKGFEIARAGSGGKVVLDWTEI; encoded by the coding sequence ATGAAGGCTCTCTACAAGTCCGGAGCACACGCCGGTTTTGAACTCGTCGAACGTCCCGAGCCGGAGGCCGGCCCCAGCGACGTCAAGATCCGCGTCATGACTACCGGTATTTGCGGAACGGACCTGCACATCCAGTCCTGGGACGCCTGGGCACAGGGCATCATCGAGGCGCCGCTGATTGCGGGCCACGAGTTCTACGGCGAAGTGGTGGCCGTGGGAGAGGACGTCCGCGACGTCAAGGTCGGCGACCGCGTTTCCGGTGAAGGCCACGTGGTCTGCGGAATCTGCCGCAATTGCCGCGCCGGGCGCCGGCAGATGTGCATCCACACGGTGTCCGTCGGCGTGCAGCGGGATGGCGCCTTCGCCGAATACGTCGTCATCCCGGAGACCAATGTCTGGGTCCACCACGATCCCTCCGTCACCCCGGAGCTCGGCGCCATCTTCGACCCCTTCGGCAACGCCGTCCACACCGCCCTGAGCTTCCCGCTGGTCGGCGAGGATGTGCTCATCACCGGTGCGGGACCCATCGGACTCATGGCAATCGCCGTCGCGCGCCACGCCGGTGCCCGCAAGATTGCCATCACTGACGTGTCCGCCCCGCGGCTTGAGCTGGCCCGGAAGATGGGCGTTGACCTCGCCGTGGATGTCTCCAAAATGCGCGTCAAGGATGCCCAGCGCGAGCTTGGCATGCGCGAAGGATTCGACATCGGCCTGGAAATGTCCGGGCATCCCACGGCCCTGCCTGAGATGATCAACAACATGAACCACGGCGGACGCATCGCCATGCTTGGCTTGCCCAGCCAGTCCATCGACATCGACTGGGCCAAAGTGGTCACCCACATGCTGACCCTCAAGGGCATCTACGGCCGCGAGATGTACGAGACCTGGTACGCCATGAGTGCCATGCTGTCCTCCAATCCCATACTGCACCGCAACATTTCCGCCGTCGTGACGGACAAGCTGTCCGCTACCGACTGGGAAAAGGGCTTCGAGATCGCTCG
- a CDS encoding carbohydrate ABC transporter permease, with protein MATTLTATKTLAARKVKELSYNPKRPVWKERPSPLYQTIKALVLIVFSVSILTPILLVVSTSLADNDQLMRAGGFVLWPERPTLDAYVTIFKGPMVIQSLGVSLFVTAIGTVLALFVTITMAYATSRTVLFGRPVILAVLFTLLFAPGLIPSFLMIRQLNLLDSLWSLILPGIFGAFNFVVMRSFFMNIPGELIESARIDGATDWQILWRIVMPLSKAVIAVVGLFYAVGFWNSFFNALLYINDHSKWPIQLLLRNFVVQGSGAADQLGITTAPPPQSIQMAVVVVALVPILMVYPFLQKHFAKGVITGAVKG; from the coding sequence ATGGCAACCACACTGACCGCCACAAAGACCCTTGCCGCCCGCAAGGTCAAGGAACTGAGCTACAACCCCAAGCGGCCCGTCTGGAAAGAGCGGCCTTCGCCCCTCTACCAAACCATCAAGGCGCTGGTCCTGATTGTCTTCAGCGTCTCCATCCTGACGCCCATTCTGTTGGTCGTGTCCACCTCCTTGGCGGACAACGATCAGCTAATGCGGGCGGGTGGATTCGTCCTCTGGCCTGAGCGGCCAACCCTGGACGCCTACGTCACCATCTTCAAGGGCCCCATGGTCATCCAGTCACTCGGGGTGTCCCTGTTTGTCACCGCCATTGGCACGGTCCTGGCGCTTTTCGTCACCATCACCATGGCCTACGCCACCAGCCGAACCGTGCTGTTTGGCCGGCCGGTGATCCTCGCGGTGCTGTTTACGCTGCTTTTTGCCCCCGGGCTCATCCCATCGTTCCTGATGATCCGCCAGCTGAACCTCTTGGATTCCTTGTGGTCGCTGATTCTGCCCGGCATTTTCGGGGCCTTCAACTTCGTGGTCATGAGGTCCTTCTTCATGAACATCCCCGGTGAACTGATCGAGAGTGCGCGGATCGACGGCGCCACCGACTGGCAGATCCTGTGGCGCATCGTGATGCCGCTGTCCAAAGCCGTGATCGCCGTCGTCGGGCTGTTCTATGCGGTGGGTTTCTGGAACTCATTCTTCAACGCGCTGCTCTACATCAACGATCACAGCAAGTGGCCTATCCAGTTGCTCCTGCGCAACTTCGTCGTGCAGGGCAGCGGCGCCGCGGACCAGCTGGGAATCACCACAGCGCCGCCACCACAATCCATCCAGATGGCCGTAGTGGTGGTGGCACTGGTCCCCATCCTCATGGTCTACCCGTTCCTGCAGAAGCACTTCGCCAAGGGCGTCATTACCGGCGCGGTCAAGGGCTAG
- the gatB gene encoding Asp-tRNA(Asn)/Glu-tRNA(Gln) amidotransferase subunit GatB: MSTDAILSFEEAMEKYDPVLGFEVHVELNTKTKMFSSAPNVFGDEPNTNVNEVDLGMPGVLPVLNKTAVESSIKIGLALNCKIAEYCRFARKNYFYPDTPKNFQTSQYDEPIAYDGYLDIELSDGTVFRVEIERAHMEEDAGKLTHMGGATGRIQGADYSLVDYNRSGVPLVEIVTKPIEGAGSRAPELAKAYVAAVREIVKNLGVSDAKMERGNVRCDANVSLRPHGRERFGIRSETKNVNSLRAVEHAVRYEIQRHAAVLDSGEPVIQETRHWHEDTRTTTSGRAKSDADDYRYFPEPDLVPVLASREWVEELRATLPEPPAARRKRLQADWGYSDLEFRDVVNAGVMDSIEETIAAGASASVARKWWMGEIVGRAKTADVDPSELGVTSQTIVELNKLVESGKINNKMASQVLDGVLAGEGTPAEIVEKRGLAVVSDDGPLLEAIDAALAAQPDVAEKIRGGKLQAIGAIVGGVMKATRGQADAARVRELILERLGVEG; encoded by the coding sequence ATGTCTACCGACGCCATCCTCAGCTTCGAAGAGGCCATGGAGAAGTACGATCCCGTCCTTGGCTTCGAGGTCCACGTGGAGCTCAACACCAAGACCAAGATGTTCTCCTCCGCACCCAACGTCTTCGGCGACGAGCCGAACACCAACGTCAACGAGGTTGACCTTGGCATGCCCGGCGTCCTGCCTGTGCTGAACAAGACGGCAGTGGAATCTTCCATCAAGATCGGCCTTGCCCTGAACTGCAAGATCGCCGAGTACTGCCGCTTCGCCCGGAAGAACTACTTCTACCCGGACACTCCCAAGAACTTCCAGACGTCCCAGTACGACGAGCCCATCGCGTACGACGGCTACCTGGACATCGAGCTCTCGGACGGCACCGTGTTCCGCGTCGAGATCGAGCGCGCGCACATGGAGGAAGACGCCGGCAAGCTCACCCACATGGGTGGCGCCACGGGCCGCATCCAGGGTGCCGACTACTCGCTGGTGGACTACAACCGTTCCGGTGTTCCGCTCGTGGAAATCGTTACCAAGCCGATCGAGGGCGCGGGCAGCCGTGCACCCGAGCTCGCCAAGGCGTACGTCGCCGCTGTCCGCGAGATCGTGAAGAACCTCGGGGTTTCCGACGCCAAGATGGAACGCGGCAACGTCCGTTGCGACGCCAACGTTTCGCTGCGCCCGCACGGCCGCGAACGGTTCGGCATCCGTTCGGAGACGAAGAACGTGAACTCGCTGCGCGCCGTCGAGCACGCTGTCCGTTACGAAATCCAGCGCCACGCCGCCGTCCTGGACTCCGGCGAGCCGGTCATCCAGGAAACGCGCCACTGGCACGAGGACACGCGCACGACGACGTCGGGCCGGGCAAAGTCCGACGCCGACGATTACCGCTACTTCCCTGAGCCGGACCTCGTTCCGGTCCTCGCGTCCCGTGAATGGGTGGAAGAACTCCGCGCCACGCTGCCCGAACCGCCCGCGGCCCGCCGCAAGCGGCTCCAGGCTGACTGGGGCTATTCGGACCTCGAGTTCCGCGATGTCGTGAACGCCGGCGTCATGGACTCCATCGAGGAAACCATCGCGGCCGGGGCCAGCGCCTCAGTGGCCCGCAAGTGGTGGATGGGCGAGATCGTCGGACGTGCCAAGACGGCCGACGTCGATCCCTCCGAGCTCGGCGTCACCTCCCAGACCATCGTCGAGCTCAACAAGCTCGTCGAGAGCGGCAAGATCAACAACAAGATGGCTTCCCAAGTGCTCGACGGCGTCCTCGCCGGCGAGGGCACTCCGGCCGAGATCGTCGAGAAGCGCGGCCTCGCCGTCGTGTCCGACGACGGCCCCCTGCTGGAAGCGATCGACGCCGCACTGGCGGCCCAGCCCGACGTCGCAGAGAAGATCCGCGGCGGCAAGCTTCAGGCCATCGGCGCGATCGTCGGCGGGGTCATGAAGGCCACTCGCGGTCAGGCCGACGCCGCCCGCGTGCGCGAGCTGATCCTGGAGAGGCTCGGCGTCGAAGGCTAG
- the gatC gene encoding Asp-tRNA(Asn)/Glu-tRNA(Gln) amidotransferase subunit GatC, whose translation MAAINRDDVAHLARLAHIEMSAEELDRMAGELAVIVDSVKSVSEAAGDDVPATSHPIPLSNVFREDVVGHTFTAEQALSGAPDSFEGRFKVPAILDED comes from the coding sequence ATGGCTGCGATCAACCGTGACGACGTCGCGCATCTTGCGCGTCTGGCTCACATTGAAATGAGTGCCGAAGAGCTGGACAGGATGGCCGGCGAGCTTGCCGTCATCGTGGATTCGGTGAAGTCCGTCAGCGAAGCGGCCGGAGACGATGTCCCGGCTACGTCCCACCCGATTCCGTTGAGCAATGTGTTCCGTGAGGACGTTGTGGGCCACACGTTTACCGCTGAGCAGGCGCTGTCCGGGGCTCCGGATTCCTTCGAGGGCCGCTTCAAGGTTCCGGCAATCCTGGATGAGGACTAA
- a CDS encoding Gfo/Idh/MocA family protein encodes METVDMKIGLVGFGLRSGLWRHAHKPGQGSEVTIVCDTSERGRADAAERIPTARVTADLEELLNSGIDAVLVLTPDNQHAAVAVRTLKAGIPTFCEKPLDITIEAADRTLRTAHETGTRLYVGHNMRHMPVVVQMRELIEEGRIGEVKAVWCRHFVGHGGDYYFKDWHSERKNVTSLLLQKGAHDIDVIHWLAKGYTRRVSAVGDLAVYGSVSGRSDNSGKRMGDWFSIDNWPPTEQQDLAEAIDVEDISMMNMVLDNGVLASYQQCHFTPDYWRNYTVIGTKGRIENFGDGPGELIKVWTTRTQGFAEPDDVIVIRDGEGGHGGADPRLIAEFLRFAAEGGQTQTNPIAARQAVAAGVLATESLRGDGSAREIPALPQDLVEYFEAGQPALVPK; translated from the coding sequence ATGGAAACGGTTGACATGAAGATTGGCTTGGTGGGCTTCGGCCTGCGCTCGGGGCTGTGGCGCCACGCGCATAAGCCGGGCCAAGGCTCGGAAGTCACCATTGTGTGCGACACGAGCGAACGTGGCCGCGCGGATGCGGCCGAACGGATCCCCACGGCCCGCGTTACGGCCGATCTCGAGGAGCTCCTGAACAGCGGCATCGACGCCGTCCTGGTCCTGACTCCGGACAACCAGCACGCCGCCGTCGCGGTCCGTACCCTCAAGGCAGGAATCCCGACTTTCTGCGAGAAGCCCCTTGACATCACCATCGAGGCCGCGGACCGGACCCTGCGGACCGCGCACGAAACCGGCACTAGGCTCTACGTCGGCCACAACATGCGGCACATGCCCGTGGTGGTCCAAATGCGCGAGCTCATTGAGGAAGGCAGGATCGGCGAGGTCAAGGCCGTGTGGTGTCGGCACTTCGTGGGCCACGGCGGAGACTACTACTTCAAGGACTGGCACTCCGAGCGCAAGAACGTCACCTCGCTTTTGCTGCAGAAGGGGGCGCATGACATCGACGTCATCCACTGGCTCGCCAAGGGGTACACCAGGCGCGTGTCCGCCGTCGGGGATTTGGCCGTCTACGGCTCGGTGTCGGGGCGCAGCGACAACAGCGGCAAGCGCATGGGTGACTGGTTTTCGATCGACAACTGGCCGCCAACCGAGCAGCAGGACCTCGCGGAGGCCATCGACGTCGAGGATATTTCCATGATGAACATGGTCCTCGACAACGGTGTTCTGGCGTCCTACCAGCAGTGCCATTTCACGCCGGATTACTGGCGAAACTACACCGTGATCGGGACGAAGGGCAGGATCGAGAACTTCGGAGACGGTCCCGGCGAACTGATCAAGGTCTGGACCACGCGGACGCAGGGTTTCGCGGAGCCCGATGACGTGATCGTGATCCGGGACGGCGAAGGCGGCCACGGCGGCGCCGATCCACGCCTGATCGCCGAATTCCTCCGCTTCGCGGCAGAGGGTGGACAGACCCAGACCAACCCGATTGCGGCCCGCCAGGCCGTCGCGGCCGGCGTCCTGGCCACAGAGTCGTTGCGCGGCGACGGTTCCGCCCGCGAAATTCCGGCCCTGCCACAGGACCTCGTGGAGTATTTCGAAGCCGGCCAGCCTGCCTTGGTGCCCAAGTAA
- the gatA gene encoding Asp-tRNA(Asn)/Glu-tRNA(Gln) amidotransferase subunit GatA yields MAELNNTELIRLSAAQLAAKLAAREVTSVEVTQAYLDRIADVDGQVNAFLHVNSEEALAVAAEVDAIRAAGGAEAEALHELAGVPIAVKDLIVTIGQPTTAGSKILEGWHSPYDATVIKKLRAAKMPILGKTNLDEFAMGSSTEHSAYGPTRNPWDLDRIPGGSGGGSAAAVAAFEAPLALGTDTGGSIRQPGAVTGTVGMKPTYGAVSRYGAIAMASSLDQIGPVSRTVLDSALLQEVIGGHDPFDSTSLTDPFDTLVAAAKTGNVTGMKIGIIKELHGEGYQAGVETRFNESLELLKEAGAEIVEVSCPNFKYALGAYYLIMPSEVSSNLAKFDGVRYGLRVLPKDGPMTIERVMAATRAAGFGDEVKRRIILGTYALSAGYYDAYYGSAQKVRTLIQRDFDAAFAQADVLISPTAPTTAFKLGEKLDDPLAMYLNDVATIPANMAGIPGLSLPGGLADEDGLPVGIQLLAPAREDARLYRVGAVLESLLEEKWGGPLLDRAPVLGSRSTIAGGSN; encoded by the coding sequence ATGGCTGAATTGAACAACACCGAACTCATCCGCCTGTCCGCAGCGCAACTGGCCGCCAAGTTGGCCGCGCGCGAGGTCACGTCCGTCGAGGTCACACAGGCCTACCTGGACCGCATCGCCGACGTTGACGGGCAGGTCAACGCCTTCCTGCACGTCAACAGTGAAGAAGCGCTCGCCGTCGCCGCCGAGGTTGACGCGATCCGCGCCGCCGGCGGTGCCGAGGCTGAAGCGCTGCACGAACTCGCCGGCGTACCCATCGCCGTCAAGGACCTTATTGTGACGATCGGGCAGCCCACCACGGCCGGCTCCAAGATCCTCGAGGGATGGCACAGCCCCTACGACGCCACCGTCATCAAGAAGCTGCGCGCAGCGAAGATGCCCATTCTGGGTAAGACCAACCTGGACGAATTCGCCATGGGTTCCTCCACGGAACACTCGGCGTACGGCCCCACCCGCAACCCTTGGGACCTGGACCGCATTCCCGGTGGCTCGGGCGGTGGCTCCGCTGCCGCCGTCGCGGCTTTCGAAGCTCCGCTGGCCCTCGGTACGGACACTGGTGGATCCATCCGCCAACCAGGCGCCGTCACCGGCACGGTTGGCATGAAGCCCACGTACGGCGCGGTTTCCCGCTACGGCGCTATCGCCATGGCGTCGTCGCTTGACCAGATCGGCCCCGTTTCGCGGACCGTGCTGGACTCGGCCCTCCTGCAGGAAGTCATCGGCGGGCACGATCCCTTCGACTCGACCTCGCTGACGGATCCTTTCGACACCCTTGTTGCCGCGGCGAAGACCGGCAATGTCACGGGCATGAAGATCGGCATCATCAAGGAACTCCACGGCGAGGGCTACCAGGCCGGCGTCGAGACCCGTTTCAACGAGTCCCTTGAGCTGCTCAAGGAGGCCGGCGCGGAAATCGTGGAGGTTTCCTGCCCCAACTTCAAGTACGCGCTGGGCGCCTACTACCTGATCATGCCGTCCGAGGTCTCCAGCAACCTGGCCAAGTTCGACGGCGTCCGCTACGGTCTGCGGGTCCTGCCCAAGGACGGCCCGATGACGATCGAACGCGTCATGGCGGCTACCCGCGCCGCCGGATTCGGCGATGAGGTCAAGCGCCGCATCATCCTGGGCACCTACGCCCTGAGCGCCGGCTACTACGACGCCTACTACGGCTCGGCCCAGAAGGTCCGCACGCTCATCCAGCGCGACTTCGACGCTGCGTTCGCCCAGGCGGACGTCCTGATTTCGCCTACGGCTCCCACCACGGCCTTCAAGCTGGGGGAGAAGCTGGACGATCCGCTCGCCATGTACCTCAATGACGTCGCTACCATCCCGGCGAACATGGCCGGTATCCCGGGCTTGTCCCTGCCGGGCGGCCTGGCTGACGAAGACGGACTGCCCGTAGGCATCCAACTGTTGGCTCCTGCCCGCGAGGATGCCCGCCTGTACCGCGTGGGTGCCGTCCTTGAATCCTTGCTCGAAGAGAAGTGGGGTGGCCCGCTGCTGGACCGCGCCCCCGTTCTCGGTTCCCGCTCCACCATCGCCGGAGGTTCCAACTGA
- a CDS encoding ABC transporter permease, with product MNSTTEEAPALPEADRVPAHAEGKRLGRDRLNRNKPPVPTAQSFRSRLRRDKQMLLMMLPGIAFLLLFFYVPILGNVIAFQDYQPYLGIGDSLWVGLQNFVDLFGNPDFVHAFWNTLYLAVWQLVFLFPVPLVLALIVDSLVSARVRKVFQSIAYLPHFLSWVLVIAFFQQMLGGAGFVNNTLRQFGMEAVPFMTNPESFPVLVVAQMIWKDAGWAMIIFLAALASIDASLYEAAAADGAGRWRRMWHITLPGLRPVIVLLLILRIGDILSVGFEQFILQRDAVGAGAAEVLDTFTYYTGVIGGGWSSGAAAGLAKGVVSALLIYAANKLAHRFGEDGIFAKRAG from the coding sequence ATGAACTCGACGACGGAAGAAGCCCCGGCCCTGCCGGAGGCAGACCGCGTCCCGGCCCATGCCGAAGGGAAGCGGCTGGGCAGAGACAGGCTGAATCGGAACAAGCCTCCCGTTCCTACGGCGCAGTCTTTCAGGTCCCGCCTGCGCCGCGACAAGCAGATGCTCCTGATGATGCTCCCGGGCATCGCGTTCCTGCTGTTGTTCTTCTACGTTCCCATCCTGGGCAACGTGATCGCGTTCCAGGACTACCAGCCCTACCTCGGTATAGGCGACAGCCTCTGGGTAGGTTTGCAGAACTTCGTTGATCTGTTCGGCAACCCGGACTTCGTCCACGCCTTCTGGAACACCCTCTACCTGGCCGTCTGGCAACTGGTCTTCCTGTTCCCGGTGCCCCTGGTGTTGGCGTTGATCGTGGACTCGCTGGTGAGCGCCCGGGTGCGGAAGGTATTCCAGAGCATCGCCTACCTGCCGCACTTCCTGTCCTGGGTGCTGGTCATCGCCTTCTTCCAGCAGATGCTCGGCGGCGCGGGGTTTGTGAACAACACCTTGCGGCAGTTCGGCATGGAAGCCGTGCCATTCATGACCAACCCCGAGTCTTTCCCTGTCCTGGTGGTCGCTCAGATGATCTGGAAGGACGCCGGTTGGGCCATGATCATCTTCCTGGCCGCTCTCGCCAGCATCGATGCCTCGCTGTATGAAGCGGCAGCGGCCGACGGCGCAGGCCGTTGGCGGCGCATGTGGCACATCACGCTCCCAGGGCTCCGTCCTGTCATAGTCCTGCTGCTCATCTTGCGGATCGGCGACATCCTTTCGGTGGGCTTCGAACAGTTCATCCTGCAACGCGACGCAGTCGGGGCCGGAGCCGCGGAAGTCCTGGACACCTTCACGTATTACACCGGCGTCATCGGCGGCGGATGGAGTTCCGGCGCTGCCGCCGGACTCGCCAAGGGAGTGGTCAGCGCCCTGCTGATCTATGCCGCCAACAAGCTTGCCCACCGCTTCGGCGAAGACGGAATTTTTGCAAAGCGCGCGGGCTAG